From Desulforhopalus sp., one genomic window encodes:
- a CDS encoding DNA topoisomerase III, giving the protein MTEKILIIAEKPSVAADLVKSLPGKFIREKTHFEGDKYVVSFAIGHLVTICFPEEIDPAYQKWDMENLPILPKTFPLKGLDGTKSQLSALQKLIRRKDIKQIINACDAGREGELIFKYIVKFVWNASVAEKTFKRLWLQSMTTDSIRNAFASLRDNSEMLPLEDTALCRSESDWLIGINATRALTGYNSRKGGFFLTPCGRVQTPTLSLLVKRERARLDFTAKPYWNLHAVFACNDETYEGKWIDAAFARDAGDSLGRADRIWTKDDALAIIAKCTGKPAAVEEQSKKNSQNSPQLYDLTLLQREANSRFGFSAKNTLAIAQALYERHKVLTYPRTDSKHLPEDYLESVKDVLSHQVGWQFGAFAQEALTKNYVRPDKRIFNNSKISDHHAIIPTTLLPGRLTEPELKIYQMVVQRFLAVFFPPAVFLNTKRLSLVEGESFLTEGKILLEAGWKAIYGSMTGDGQDRTLSPIPDKALVSCREINVTDHETTPPPRFNEATLLSAMENSDKLVEDEELADAMKERGLGTPATRAAIIEKLIKEKYVVRDGKDLSPTGKAFELLALLEAMHIEVLASPEMTGEWEYKLNRMLKGQFTRDKFMAEIRAMTEHIIDQVKNFETAEIRAEAQFSPVNGVRYFSSPTAYISEDNKISIRKILGGRMMTETEIVDLLQGKTIGPFSDFRSKKGKPFTASVRLANKKIEFIFAASISELDIDSVRQGTVLGLSPIDQTKVFATPMAYMSESALEGDDKKGLKISKTILAKEISERHVRQLLAEGKTELIGGFISKRKKPFDAYLLLAKNGTLSFDFPPRKDKSTKQNKLTVPKEKGTTTTTHETD; this is encoded by the coding sequence ATGACTGAGAAAATTCTCATTATTGCTGAAAAGCCAAGTGTTGCCGCAGATCTGGTAAAAAGCCTGCCGGGAAAATTTATCAGGGAGAAAACCCATTTCGAAGGAGACAAATATGTCGTCTCCTTTGCCATCGGTCACCTCGTCACCATTTGCTTTCCTGAAGAAATCGATCCGGCATACCAGAAATGGGATATGGAGAACCTGCCGATTCTGCCAAAAACTTTCCCCCTTAAAGGCCTTGATGGCACTAAGAGCCAGCTCAGCGCACTCCAAAAGCTGATCCGACGAAAAGATATCAAGCAGATCATCAACGCCTGTGACGCTGGAAGAGAAGGTGAACTGATATTCAAATACATCGTCAAGTTCGTATGGAATGCCTCGGTTGCTGAAAAAACCTTTAAGCGACTCTGGCTGCAGTCAATGACCACCGACTCCATCCGCAACGCCTTTGCCTCCCTGCGCGACAACAGCGAGATGCTCCCCTTGGAAGACACCGCTCTCTGCCGCTCGGAATCGGATTGGCTGATAGGAATCAATGCCACTCGCGCCCTGACCGGCTACAATTCACGAAAAGGCGGATTTTTTCTCACCCCCTGTGGTCGGGTGCAAACCCCGACACTGTCGCTTCTCGTAAAAAGAGAACGAGCCCGTCTCGATTTCACTGCAAAACCATACTGGAATCTACATGCCGTTTTTGCCTGTAATGATGAAACCTACGAAGGGAAATGGATCGATGCCGCCTTTGCCCGAGATGCCGGCGATTCATTAGGCAGAGCGGATCGTATCTGGACGAAGGACGACGCTCTGGCAATTATCGCCAAATGCACAGGAAAACCGGCTGCTGTTGAAGAGCAAAGCAAGAAAAATTCCCAGAATTCTCCACAACTCTACGACCTGACTTTGCTCCAGCGGGAAGCCAACTCACGGTTCGGTTTTTCTGCCAAAAACACCCTGGCCATTGCCCAGGCTTTATATGAACGGCACAAGGTTCTCACCTATCCTCGAACCGACAGCAAGCATCTGCCGGAAGATTATCTTGAATCCGTGAAAGACGTCCTTAGCCACCAGGTTGGCTGGCAATTTGGTGCCTTCGCCCAGGAGGCACTGACTAAAAACTATGTCCGGCCGGACAAGCGTATCTTTAACAACAGTAAGATTTCCGACCATCACGCCATCATCCCGACCACTCTTTTACCAGGCCGTCTCACTGAACCGGAGCTGAAGATCTACCAAATGGTGGTGCAGCGTTTTCTTGCGGTATTCTTCCCACCGGCGGTTTTTCTCAATACCAAAAGGTTGTCACTTGTTGAAGGTGAGTCCTTTCTGACCGAGGGGAAGATTCTCCTTGAAGCCGGCTGGAAGGCGATTTACGGTTCCATGACCGGTGACGGTCAAGACAGAACACTGTCGCCGATTCCAGACAAGGCCCTTGTCAGTTGCCGCGAAATCAATGTCACCGACCACGAAACCACCCCGCCTCCACGCTTTAACGAGGCGACACTGCTGTCGGCCATGGAAAATTCCGACAAACTGGTGGAAGACGAAGAACTGGCGGACGCCATGAAAGAGCGTGGTCTTGGCACCCCGGCCACCAGGGCGGCGATCATCGAGAAATTGATCAAAGAAAAATACGTGGTACGGGATGGCAAGGATCTGTCACCTACCGGCAAGGCATTCGAGCTTTTGGCCCTTTTGGAGGCCATGCACATTGAAGTCCTTGCTTCGCCGGAGATGACCGGAGAATGGGAATACAAACTCAACCGGATGTTAAAAGGCCAATTTACCCGTGATAAATTCATGGCGGAGATTCGCGCCATGACTGAGCATATTATTGATCAGGTCAAGAATTTCGAAACTGCTGAGATTCGTGCGGAGGCCCAATTCAGCCCGGTTAATGGAGTTCGCTACTTCTCCTCTCCCACAGCCTATATCTCGGAAGATAACAAGATCAGTATCCGGAAAATTCTTGGCGGCCGAATGATGACCGAGACGGAGATAGTCGACCTCCTCCAGGGAAAAACCATCGGCCCCTTCAGTGATTTCAGGTCAAAAAAAGGCAAACCCTTTACCGCTTCGGTCCGCCTTGCCAATAAAAAAATCGAGTTTATCTTTGCCGCTTCAATCAGCGAATTGGACATCGATTCTGTCAGACAAGGAACCGTGCTGGGCTTATCGCCTATCGACCAGACCAAGGTGTTTGCCACACCAATGGCCTACATGTCCGAATCGGCGCTTGAAGGCGATGACAAAAAGGGGCTGAAAATCAGCAAGACCATCCTCGCCAAAGAGATTTCCGAAAGGCACGTCAGACAACTCCTAGCGGAAGGGAAAACAGAACTGATCGGAGGATTCATCTCGAAAAGGAAAAAACCGTTTGATGCCTATCTCCTTCTGGCAAAAAATGGTACACTCAGCTTCGATTTTCCACCCCGGAAAGACAAATCGACGAAGCAAAACAAATTGACAGTCCCGAAAGAAAAGGGCACAACTACCACTACCCATGAAACCGATTAA
- the tatA gene encoding twin-arginine translocase TatA/TatE family subunit, whose product MFGLGTPELIVILAIAFLVFGGKKLPEIGAGLGKAISSFKNGLRDVETSGKGIINDIPGVKEVVEVKAQVDKVKNLGNIENVLK is encoded by the coding sequence ATGTTTGGACTCGGAACCCCTGAACTTATTGTGATTTTGGCGATTGCCTTTCTTGTTTTCGGCGGCAAAAAACTGCCAGAGATCGGAGCCGGGCTCGGCAAGGCAATCAGCTCGTTTAAAAACGGCCTCCGTGATGTTGAGACAAGCGGCAAGGGAATTATCAATGACATCCCTGGGGTAAAAGAAGTTGTCGAGGTAAAGGCCCAGGTTGACAAAGTTAAAAACCTCGGTAACATCGAAAACGTTTTGAAATAG
- the rsfS gene encoding ribosome silencing factor produces the protein MKPIKKEYLEKSGHELAQICAGAALGTQAEDLVILDVRGIATFTDYCVIMNGKSTRHVQALAEAVETALRSKRVKASTAEGLAEGLWVLLDFDEVIVHIFYHEQRKFYNLEGLWSDAKQVAVEAA, from the coding sequence ATGAAACCGATTAAAAAAGAATATTTAGAAAAAAGCGGCCATGAACTGGCCCAGATCTGCGCCGGCGCCGCACTCGGCACCCAAGCTGAAGACCTGGTGATCCTCGATGTTCGTGGCATTGCCACTTTCACCGATTACTGCGTCATAATGAATGGCAAATCAACCCGCCATGTCCAGGCCTTGGCCGAAGCCGTTGAAACTGCCTTACGCTCTAAACGGGTTAAGGCGTCCACCGCCGAGGGACTGGCCGAAGGATTGTGGGTGCTCCTCGATTTCGATGAGGTTATCGTCCATATTTTCTACCACGAACAGCGGAAATTTTACAATCTGGAAGGCCTTTGGTCCGACGCCAAACAGGTGGCTGTCGAGGCGGCGTAA
- a CDS encoding glutamate synthase-related protein: protein MVSVRSVSVGPSSLTSTDLPWIIEHREDRCTLCGNCTAVCPKGAIRLSHMRQRLPKLDVFSKQRGSDYRTFTGIRQETDPAKLCIGCGMCAMVCPNEAITPRPGTNENRTLFFENRKGEPMKRGGRRNATGPTLLDRIIFHRISMLTDPALDAGRHEFTTTTTLGRILSPEEFLKRTVSGGWIPPTREVFPFIIGSMSFGALSPNMWLGLLQGVAYCNEVLGLPVVMCTGEGGCPPWVLRSPYLKYIVLQIASGYFGWDEIIRAIPEMQCLPAAIEVKYGQGAKPGDGGLLMWHKVSKLIARLRGVPEGVDLPSPPVHQTLYSIEESVMKMLQTLSMAFEHKVPVYPKISASTSAKSVLNNLVRNPYAAGLMIDGIDGGTGAAYNVSMDATGHPVASCVRDCYLDLAKQGKQNEIPIFAAGGIGKNGNVAQNGMAMIMLGASGVHIGKFIMQAAAGCLGNEKNRCNVCNLGICPKGITSQNPKLYRRLDPDKVAERVSEVFMSINTEVKKIMAPLGRSQSLPIGMSDAIGIADQAAADRLHIQYIC from the coding sequence ATGGTCTCAGTACGATCCGTTTCCGTTGGCCCTAGCAGCTTAACCTCAACCGACCTCCCCTGGATTATCGAACATCGGGAGGATAGGTGTACGCTCTGCGGCAATTGTACCGCCGTTTGCCCGAAAGGCGCCATCCGCCTGTCCCATATGCGGCAGCGACTGCCTAAACTGGACGTTTTCAGCAAGCAGCGCGGCTCCGATTATCGCACCTTTACCGGCATCCGCCAGGAAACCGATCCGGCCAAACTCTGTATCGGCTGCGGTATGTGCGCGATGGTTTGCCCGAACGAGGCGATCACCCCAAGGCCCGGCACCAACGAAAACCGCACCCTTTTCTTTGAGAACCGCAAGGGTGAACCGATGAAGCGCGGTGGCAGACGGAACGCCACCGGACCGACCCTGCTCGACCGCATCATCTTCCACCGTATTTCCATGCTCACCGACCCGGCCCTGGATGCCGGTCGCCATGAATTCACTACGACTACAACCTTGGGGAGGATCCTCTCTCCTGAAGAATTCCTCAAGCGGACGGTAAGCGGCGGCTGGATTCCTCCCACCCGGGAGGTCTTCCCCTTTATTATCGGCTCAATGTCCTTTGGCGCCCTGTCACCAAACATGTGGCTTGGCCTACTGCAGGGCGTTGCCTATTGCAATGAGGTCCTCGGCCTCCCCGTGGTCATGTGCACCGGCGAGGGCGGCTGCCCGCCATGGGTGCTGCGCAGCCCGTACCTGAAATACATCGTTCTGCAGATCGCCTCCGGTTATTTCGGCTGGGATGAAATCATCCGTGCCATCCCTGAGATGCAATGCCTGCCGGCGGCAATTGAGGTCAAATACGGCCAGGGTGCAAAACCGGGTGATGGCGGCCTGCTCATGTGGCACAAGGTCTCAAAACTCATCGCAAGGTTACGCGGGGTTCCGGAAGGTGTCGACCTGCCGTCGCCACCGGTGCACCAGACCCTCTACTCCATAGAAGAAAGCGTCATGAAAATGCTCCAGACCCTTTCCATGGCCTTTGAGCATAAGGTCCCGGTGTATCCGAAGATCTCCGCATCCACTTCCGCCAAATCGGTATTGAACAATCTAGTGCGCAACCCCTATGCCGCCGGTCTGATGATCGACGGCATCGATGGCGGTACCGGCGCAGCCTACAACGTGTCCATGGATGCCACCGGCCATCCCGTCGCCTCCTGTGTCCGCGATTGCTATCTCGATCTCGCCAAACAAGGCAAGCAAAACGAGATACCCATCTTCGCCGCCGGCGGTATCGGTAAAAACGGCAATGTCGCCCAGAATGGCATGGCGATGATTATGCTTGGCGCCTCCGGGGTGCATATCGGCAAATTTATCATGCAGGCCGCCGCCGGCTGCCTCGGCAACGAAAAGAACCGCTGCAACGTCTGCAATCTCGGCATCTGCCCGAAGGGAATTACCAGCCAGAACCCGAAACTGTATCGTCGCCTCGATCCGGATAAGGTCGCTGAGCGGGTGTCCGAGGTCTTTATGTCGATCAACACCGAGGTGAAGAAAATCATGGCGCCGCTCGGTAGATCCCAAAGCCTGCCGATCGGCATGTCCGACGCCATCGGCATTGCCGATCAGGCTGCCGCGGACCGGCTGCACATTCAATATATCTGCTAA
- a CDS encoding glutamate synthase yields MCRLALKTAREPFSPYEVLTAMEAMKEGYDGSGLGLLLRGMEFEDFKYNPRFPILSGIAHTEKAWYRMTDYMEEMEYELKYDHRFAMQPGLIDSTDRYRYFMRAYRMPVEFRDESDEMRETELLRARLALRKLSTVEDQLTIFSFYPDVAMIKEVGWPMQIGDTLCLHDGQLKSRICMAQGRQNTNYGINLYACHPFFIQGISTMTNGENTAFVPIRDWLLGKNFAGYTGYQSDSEVFTHILHYTLKQLKLPLQAYKHIITPLSNTELAKHPQGEFLAGLRQVCKRLIIDGPNAVIGTLPDETSLLVMDQKKLRPAMVGGRDGVWGIASEMCGVQAMIPDRDTSLDFQPMREHTVIIPPHRKELEIWSQYDPFPLALAA; encoded by the coding sequence ATGTGTCGTTTAGCCTTGAAAACAGCCAGAGAGCCGTTTTCTCCCTACGAGGTGCTTACCGCGATGGAGGCCATGAAAGAGGGATACGATGGCTCCGGGCTCGGACTCTTGCTGCGGGGAATGGAATTTGAAGACTTTAAGTATAATCCACGCTTTCCCATTCTCTCCGGAATTGCTCATACGGAAAAAGCCTGGTACCGGATGACCGATTACATGGAAGAAATGGAATATGAGCTGAAATACGATCACCGTTTTGCCATGCAGCCTGGATTGATCGATTCAACAGATCGGTATCGCTATTTCATGCGTGCCTACCGGATGCCGGTGGAATTTCGCGACGAAAGCGACGAAATGCGTGAAACTGAATTACTACGTGCCCGCTTGGCCCTGCGAAAGCTCAGCACCGTCGAGGATCAACTGACCATCTTCTCCTTTTATCCCGATGTAGCAATGATCAAGGAAGTGGGCTGGCCGATGCAGATAGGCGATACCCTATGCCTCCACGATGGACAGTTGAAGTCGCGGATCTGTATGGCACAAGGCCGCCAAAATACCAACTACGGCATCAATCTCTATGCCTGCCATCCCTTCTTCATCCAAGGGATCTCGACCATGACCAACGGCGAAAACACTGCCTTCGTGCCGATCCGTGATTGGCTGCTCGGTAAAAATTTCGCCGGATACACCGGCTATCAAAGCGACAGCGAGGTATTCACCCATATCCTCCATTACACCCTAAAACAGCTGAAGTTGCCCCTGCAGGCCTACAAACACATCATCACCCCTCTCAGCAACACCGAGCTGGCGAAGCATCCCCAAGGGGAATTCCTTGCCGGGCTGCGCCAGGTCTGCAAAAGACTGATCATCGATGGCCCCAATGCGGTCATCGGCACCCTGCCGGATGAGACCAGCCTCCTGGTCATGGACCAGAAAAAACTTCGGCCGGCCATGGTCGGCGGCAGAGACGGCGTTTGGGGCATTGCCTCGGAGATGTGCGGCGTCCAGGCGATGATCCCGGACCGCGACACCTCACTCGACTTTCAGCCTATGCGTGAGCACACCGTTATTATTCCACCCCATAGAAAGGAATTAGAAATATGGTCTCAGTACGATCCGTTTCCGTTGGCCCTAGCAGCTTAA
- the tatA gene encoding twin-arginine translocase TatA/TatE family subunit, with product MFGLGMPELIVILVIIVIIFGAGKLPEIGSGIGKGIKNFKEATRKEEESKKIDEPGKDTDNKA from the coding sequence ATGTTTGGACTTGGCATGCCGGAGCTCATTGTAATTCTTGTAATAATAGTGATTATCTTTGGAGCGGGAAAACTTCCCGAAATTGGCTCTGGAATAGGCAAAGGTATTAAGAACTTTAAGGAAGCCACCAGAAAAGAAGAGGAATCGAAAAAAATCGACGAACCCGGCAAAGACACCGACAATAAAGCCTGA
- the thrC gene encoding threonine synthase has translation MQYLSTRGKISPIPFTQAVLMGLGEDGGLLLPRTIPRIGIDTFNAWQKLSYADLAFEVMSRFVDDIPASDLKNIINRSYATFDSADVAPLVHHGDLHILELFHGPTLAFKDIALQFLGNIFEYLLKRDNAVLNILGATSGDTGSAAIYGVRGKDRINIFILHPHKRVSPVQEKQMTTVLDDNVFNIAIRGSFDDGQAIVKKIFNDIEFKTKYKLGAINSINWARVLAQVVYYVQSCLHVSRHEKDSSIDFAIPTGNFGDIFAGYIAKKMLPAGIIRQLVLATNDNDILSRFVTKGDYSLGEVKMTSSPSMDIQAASNFERYLYYLLDCDPVRTSELMEEFAKTGKIDLSGHHDQIRRDFVSCSVSENEVSETIASFYKNHSYILDPHTAVGVKAAQKFKTVGVPMVCLATAHPAKFGAVVEQAIGRPPDTPAALAGIMESPARCQLMDADKNLIQAFVAENSGERPTKQLF, from the coding sequence ATGCAATACTTAAGCACCAGGGGAAAGATCTCCCCCATCCCATTTACCCAAGCTGTACTGATGGGCCTTGGAGAAGACGGCGGCCTGCTCCTGCCCAGGACCATTCCACGGATCGGCATCGACACCTTCAATGCCTGGCAGAAACTCAGCTATGCGGATCTGGCCTTTGAGGTTATGTCCAGGTTTGTCGATGACATCCCCGCCAGCGACCTGAAGAATATTATCAACAGATCCTATGCAACCTTCGACTCCGCCGACGTCGCCCCCTTAGTGCATCATGGTGATCTGCACATACTTGAATTGTTTCACGGCCCGACTCTTGCCTTTAAGGATATCGCCCTGCAGTTTCTCGGCAATATCTTCGAGTATCTGTTAAAAAGAGACAACGCGGTCCTTAATATCCTCGGGGCAACTTCGGGTGATACCGGATCCGCGGCTATTTACGGGGTTCGGGGCAAGGACAGAATTAATATCTTCATCCTCCACCCCCATAAGCGGGTCAGCCCGGTGCAGGAAAAACAGATGACTACCGTCCTCGATGACAATGTATTCAACATTGCCATCCGTGGTTCTTTTGACGACGGCCAGGCCATTGTCAAAAAGATTTTCAACGATATCGAGTTCAAGACAAAATACAAACTTGGGGCAATCAATTCCATCAACTGGGCCCGTGTCCTCGCACAGGTTGTCTATTATGTCCAAAGTTGCCTGCATGTCTCTCGACACGAAAAGGACTCTTCCATCGATTTTGCTATTCCCACCGGCAACTTCGGGGATATCTTTGCCGGCTATATTGCCAAAAAGATGCTGCCCGCCGGTATCATTCGCCAGTTGGTACTGGCGACCAACGACAATGATATCCTCAGTCGCTTCGTAACCAAAGGTGATTACTCACTGGGCGAGGTGAAAATGACCTCAAGCCCATCCATGGACATTCAGGCTGCGTCAAATTTCGAGCGCTATCTCTACTATCTCCTCGATTGCGATCCGGTTCGTACCAGTGAGCTGATGGAAGAATTTGCGAAAACCGGCAAGATTGATCTCTCCGGACACCACGACCAGATCCGGCGGGATTTTGTTTCCTGCTCGGTTTCTGAGAACGAGGTAAGCGAAACCATTGCTTCTTTTTACAAAAATCATAGCTATATCCTCGATCCACATACGGCTGTGGGCGTCAAGGCTGCGCAAAAATTTAAGACCGTGGGTGTTCCGATGGTCTGCCTGGCAACCGCCCACCCAGCAAAATTCGGGGCCGTTGTTGAACAGGCAATCGGCAGGCCGCCAGACACTCCAGCAGCCCTAGCAGGCATTATGGAAAGCCCGGCTCGCTGCCAGCTTATGGATGCTGATAAAAACCTCATCCAGGCCTTTGTCGCGGAAAATTCTGGGGAACGCCCTACTAAACAACTGTTTTAA